ATGACAATTCATGTAGTGTAATTAGCTAAACAGCAAGGATgaattttcagaaaaaaaaaaaaaaaaaaaacagcatgaCATGACAATTCATGTATTAGGTCTCAGACATTATGACATACAAAGGCataaagaaaattgaaaattttcaggTTAGGGATGATAGGAAATGAATGGGAGAAAAATCCTATCCCAACCAAAATGataataaataagttatttcaCATTGGAAAATGAGCAAGAGGTTAGATTGAGGTTTGGACTTTCACATAATAATAATTTGAGGTTGCAGCATGCAAAATGTCATATTGCTCTTAACACATCATGATAGACATACTGTTTGTGAGAAGAAAGAGGAACCAGAACCCTGCTGAAGCATGCATACAGCATATCCTACTATGACAGCACCAACAACTGTGAGGATATCTGCAGAAAACCACCAAGAACAATgcaatttcaaaacaaatgaTTGAGTTAAACGGTCATAGATAGCATTTAATGGACTAAATAAACCGGTGCATCCACACAAATATATGTTGTGTTAGAATATACATTTCCCCCTTTTTTTTCACTTCACTACTCATTACAGCAGCAATTTTACATCTCTCACCAGGACACACTTCATGGACAATATTTCGACAAAGAATAAGTCAGACTAACCAAGAACAACACAATGAAGTTAAATTTCACTTGTCTGACTGGAATTTTCCAATCCATTTGTGCATCACATTAAGACCAAGCGCCAAGTAATTTCACCAGCCAGACATATTTTATTGTATCTACCAGAAAGCTAGTTCTCAACTGTTCCCTTAAATTTGAAGGTGGAACCAAATCATACAAAGCTACCATATCATATCAAGATATGGCTAACAAAGCCCCCATCAACAATTTATCTAAAATATGCCATAAGAGAGATGCAAACAAATGGCATAAGAAATTATGCAGCAACTGATGTTGGCTGTGGTTTGTTAAAAGACTGAGGTCATACAATCAGCACACATATTTTCTACGGTTCTTTCTTCCCAACTTATATCTGTATGCCCtttatttcttctttcttttctgtgTCTGTGTATGGGTGATTTCCAGATTTCAGAACCAGAAATTTAACATCAGAATCACATGATGCAAAGACAAGAATTTTTTTGTCATAGGTTTGAATGACTCATTCAGAATGAGTCATTCAAACCTATTTAGTACTCATGTTTGGAAGGTCAAAGAAAAAACAGCAGATTGTTATCATCTTATCATATATCAACAGATATGGTGATTATATTAATAACCAAACATGTCAAACAAATTAAGGATTTAAACCTATCATGGAAATTGAACTAGATTGGTAATCACAGTCCTCCTGGTTGAGAAAGATCTGCCGAAGAGCCGCATTTCCTCTATCAATGACCAACAAGGAACAGGTTGGCCGAACATATACCAAATCAAAATCATTCGAGAACTTAGCATCCTCACTGGGCCCATCCCTGTACCCTGCAACATTTGACTTTCCTCCAGCAATGGTTGTTACACCTAAAAAATACTAACAAAGATCAGTAAAAGTATCCTTTTTCCCAATTCTCATGACTAGTAAACTAACACATCTATATGGAACTTCCTTTTTCCCAAATCTCATGACTAATAAACAAACACATCTATGTATTAGAAAACTCAATTTAGAAATTGTCAGACACTACTAGTCTACATCAGCTCAGACTAGATCCTGAACTCTAGCATTCTTGTAACTCGGTTAACACATACCAGCATCTCCAATTTTTCTGATGGCCAGATTCTCAGTATCAGCAACATAAACATTCCCTTTATCATCCAGGGCTATGCCTCTGGGATGATTAAAACGAGCATCACTTGGTTTTCCATCCACATGGCCTGTGTATCCCTGAAAAGACCCTGCTACTAATCTTCCTCTACTATCTGCAATAATGTAAAGAGGAAACAGAGGGAATAAAATGGAGGTTCAAAAGTCTGGTTCATTAATTAGAATTGCAGATCCTAGCATGCCACTATGAGAAATCCATAAAGCAATAAGGCCTAGGCTTCGGTTCTTCCAATTTTCTTTTTCGTGTGTGAAACTTATTTTTGCGTGGGAAACTATCAATGCCTGCTTAAGTTGAACCTGACAAAGACTAAAGCAcatattcatttttttcaaataatcgTTCATAATTGTATGTTTTACCTGCAAAGCATAAGAACCAATTTAAAATAAGGGAATATAAGGACATTCAAAGAATGCACGACAAATCTGTCATGTACCGAGGAATCAAATTTGAAAACAGGTATAGAGAACTCAAGTGAGCATACACTGGGAAATTGGTGGGGTGATTCGAACAATGTTGCTATTCATTGCATCAACCGCAAAGAGTTCACCGTCCTCCTTGTTGACACGGATCCCATAAGGAACGACCCCAATATCGTTTCCTTGCGCAATAGTCTCAACTGCATAACCATCCTCAAATTGAAGAACATTCCCATCTGTGAAGCAACAATAAAATTGCATTTTATTAACCACACCATGAACATACTGTCCCATTCACAATGCATTAAACTTATTAATCATCACAGAATCAAAACAATTGCAAGAGCACACATCCAACCTGACTGAGGGGTCTTAGAGTTAGACCTTGTCCATTTGACAATTGAAGACAGATGCTTGATCAATGATCCTGATAAATTAACAGTAACTAGTTCAAGTGAGCTAAAATATAAGAGAAAGATGAAAAAACTAAACTGGTTAACACATCATATAATTTCGTTTTTTAATTAAGGGCATagtaaaataacacaaaaatgATAACATATTAAAGCTCATTGAGATTCAGCAGAATTAAGCATAACAAATTTGGAGAGAAAgaacagaaacaacaaaaaaaaaaaggaaaataaccCAGAAATGGTTCTTCAATGTGCATGACCCAATTAGTAAAATCGAAAAAAAGGATCAAACTTTAGCATGCccatgaaaagaaaaatcaatttttttaatagattAGCAAAAAGGAGATTGACTTTCTAATTTGAGATATTGTTCACCTGAAGGAGCAGCTTGAGCTTGAAAATGAAGAGAGCATGTAAGAGCAAGTGCTAGGAAAGCACAGAAGAGAAGGTGATTTCTCATAGCTATGTGAATGTGAGTGATCCAAGAGATGGTGATTTCTCAGTAGCTATGGAAGTGAAGAAGGGACGTGTTGGGAATGAACAGCACAGAACCTAAGCTTCAACTTGATGAAGTGGGTACTTCACTTGTTCAGTTGTTGTTGTTTCAGTGTTGTTCACTTTCACCGACTCAATCAATTTCTCTTGCTAATTAATATGGTGAGTTTAGATAACTCTTAATTTATTacaatgacattttttttttaatacaatgtCATTATTTAATGTTTGACAACTAATTTGACATTTTTTATGGATTAAAAAAGTATACTTCTCATTTTACACGATTCAGATAAAAAGTAGTTTTCaactttaaagtttaaactttaaTTTCAAGAGTTTTTCTTGTCTTttgttttttcactttttttcattCCAATAAAAGTGGGTTTTTCGAGTAGGAGAGGCAAATTGAAAGTGAGACACTTTATTACTATTTTTGGTTATTGAGACaactatatctatatctatatctatatatattagaaaag
This portion of the Lotus japonicus ecotype B-129 chromosome 3, LjGifu_v1.2 genome encodes:
- the LOC130748581 gene encoding uncharacterized protein LOC130748581, producing MRNHLLFCAFLALALTCSLHFQAQAAPSGSLIKHLSSIVKWTRSNSKTPQSDGNVLQFEDGYAVETIAQGNDIGVVPYGIRVNKEDGELFAVDAMNSNIVRITPPISQYSRGRLVAGSFQGYTGHVDGKPSDARFNHPRGIALDDKGNVYVADTENLAIRKIGDAGVTTIAGGKSNVAGYRDGPSEDAKFSNDFDLVYVRPTCSLLVIDRGNAALRQIFLNQEDCDYQSSSISMIDILTVVGAVIVGYAVCMLQQGSGSSFFSQTQPSEKEFKDQASSEKPKESHKEEPGWPSFRQLVADLSKLSIDALNSSFFQFIPARFRSDATKRGLTPLKDRLRMPEDEVEPPLVSRHRQSAPAPLTENMQVHTPSTTAEKYSEMKPPKIKSSTSKDPSLSSKHRSSKRQEYAEFYGFGEIPPQTKSKTQKQRSRLRQREKSGEVGSEQKPVEIRGVDYGSSKFEHYNMRTKYVPEESLRFNTR